One genomic segment of [Phormidium] sp. ETS-05 includes these proteins:
- a CDS encoding late competence development ComFB family protein has translation MEKLVAAEARRQVRSLPPKLIASINVEQVIEQATAYALNRLPGLYATSERGWNFQQQKAKEKYGIEIVAAVRQGLAAVQRDPLIPVWNPNEEEDTADTTADLKSKLPAPPPPPPPPLESSLNIRVKSNATRKHNEPA, from the coding sequence ATGGAAAAGCTAGTGGCGGCGGAAGCTAGGCGACAGGTGCGCAGCCTACCGCCAAAACTGATTGCCTCAATCAATGTGGAGCAAGTGATTGAACAGGCTACGGCTTACGCACTTAATCGCTTACCGGGTCTTTACGCCACTAGCGAGAGAGGGTGGAATTTTCAGCAGCAAAAAGCTAAGGAAAAATATGGCATAGAAATAGTTGCGGCTGTGCGTCAGGGATTGGCAGCGGTGCAAAGAGACCCTTTGATACCGGTATGGAACCCCAACGAAGAAGAAGATACAGCAGATACTACTGCCGACTTGAAATCTAAGCTACCAGCGCCACCGCCGCCACCGCCGCCACCCTTAGAGTCTAGCTTAAATATAAGGGTGAAATCTAATGCCACCCGCAAGCATAATGAACCGGCTTAG
- the rpe gene encoding ribulose-phosphate 3-epimerase translates to MTQTTSQKPIVIAPSILSADFSRLGEEIRAVDAAGADWIHVDVMDGRFVPNITIGPLVVQAIRPVTTKPLDVHLMIVEPEKYVADFAKAGADIISVHAEHNASPHLHRTLCQIRELGKQAGVVLNPSTPLELIEYVLEVCDLVLIMSVNPGFGGQSFIPAVVDKIRKLRRICDERGLNPWIEVDGGLKAANTWQVLEAGANAIVAGSAVFNAPDYSEAIKAIRNSKRPERELAKV, encoded by the coding sequence ATGACCCAAACCACATCCCAAAAACCGATTGTCATAGCTCCATCCATTCTATCAGCGGATTTCAGCCGCTTAGGCGAAGAAATCCGAGCGGTGGATGCCGCAGGCGCCGATTGGATTCACGTTGACGTGATGGATGGTCGCTTCGTCCCCAACATTACCATCGGCCCGCTGGTGGTGCAGGCGATTCGTCCGGTGACAACTAAGCCTCTAGACGTTCACTTGATGATTGTCGAACCGGAAAAGTATGTGGCCGATTTTGCCAAGGCGGGGGCAGATATTATCTCGGTTCACGCCGAACACAATGCCTCGCCCCACCTGCATCGGACTCTGTGCCAAATCAGGGAACTGGGTAAGCAGGCGGGGGTGGTACTCAATCCCTCTACACCTTTGGAACTGATTGAGTATGTGTTGGAAGTCTGCGATTTGGTGCTGATTATGAGTGTTAACCCGGGCTTTGGCGGTCAAAGCTTCATCCCGGCGGTGGTTGACAAAATCCGTAAGTTGCGCCGGATTTGCGATGAGCGGGGATTGAATCCCTGGATTGAGGTTGATGGTGGTCTGAAGGCAGCCAATACCTGGCAGGTCCTGGAAGCTGGGGCAAATGCGATCGTCGCTGGTAGTGCGGTTTTCAACGCCCCTGATTATTCTGAGGCGATCAAGGCAATTCGTAATAGCAAGCGTCCCGAACGCGAATTGGCTAAAGTCTAA
- a CDS encoding DUF445 domain-containing protein, giving the protein MNLSNLLLYITPPIAGGIIGYFTNDLAIKMLFRPYRPLYIGQRQLPFTPGLIPRNQGRLAKRVSNTIMGSLLTPEELQNLAKRLLQTERMQGAIHWLLQMALDQVHDDAEQKTAKILAGILHDLLGQSLPKLLKVWAQREDFLEPQLNQIFDKVILEFQLTDMQAAQLANWLLDKVIPPEVVRQALVDFLTDRNITIIDEGFREKSSGTIWVVAHLVGLRNTLARLRTFCLDEKEEADARIADLIKALNLRDQIQEWLQNLSFQNLPVSTVRQLRKTMRDSVRSYLQTGGMQLLEGLSNSINWENMAVLILRRLQDSSAVTSSLGLVSQELALIIERYLERDLEKIVAQVIPILNIDQVIINRVNATSPEDLEAAIEGIVKSELQGIVNLGGILGVLIGAIQTLILLLK; this is encoded by the coding sequence ATGAATCTGTCTAACCTTTTGCTTTACATCACGCCGCCGATCGCTGGCGGTATTATCGGCTATTTCACCAATGATTTAGCCATTAAAATGCTATTTCGGCCTTACCGCCCCCTGTACATTGGTCAGCGGCAATTACCTTTTACTCCCGGCTTGATTCCCCGGAACCAAGGCCGCTTAGCCAAGCGGGTTTCTAACACGATTATGGGTTCCTTGCTGACCCCAGAGGAGCTGCAAAATTTAGCCAAGCGGCTGTTGCAAACTGAGAGAATGCAGGGGGCAATTCACTGGCTGCTGCAAATGGCTTTAGACCAGGTTCACGACGATGCCGAGCAAAAAACCGCTAAAATTTTGGCGGGAATTTTGCACGATTTACTAGGGCAATCTTTACCAAAACTGCTAAAAGTTTGGGCGCAGCGTGAGGATTTTTTGGAACCGCAGCTTAATCAAATATTTGATAAAGTTATACTAGAATTTCAGCTCACGGATATGCAGGCGGCGCAGTTGGCGAATTGGCTTTTAGATAAAGTCATCCCCCCAGAAGTCGTCCGGCAGGCTTTGGTAGATTTTTTGACTGACCGCAATATCACAATTATTGATGAGGGGTTTCGGGAAAAAAGCAGCGGCACAATTTGGGTGGTGGCGCATTTGGTGGGTTTGCGCAATACCTTAGCGCGTCTGCGCACTTTTTGTCTAGATGAAAAGGAAGAAGCGGATGCCCGCATTGCCGATTTGATTAAGGCGTTAAACCTGCGCGATCAGATTCAAGAATGGCTGCAAAACCTCTCTTTCCAAAACCTCCCCGTTTCCACCGTCCGCCAACTGCGCAAAACCATGCGCGATAGCGTCCGCAGTTACCTGCAAACCGGTGGCATGCAGCTGCTCGAAGGTTTGAGCAATTCCATTAACTGGGAAAATATGGCCGTTCTCATCCTCAGAAGGCTACAAGATTCTAGCGCCGTCACCAGTTCTTTGGGGTTAGTCAGTCAGGAATTAGCCTTAATTATCGAGCGCTATCTAGAAAGAGACTTAGAAAAAATCGTTGCCCAAGTCATTCCCATTTTAAACATCGACCAAGTGATTATCAATCGCGTCAATGCCACTTCTCCCGAGGACTTGGAAGCAGCGATCGAGGGCATTGTGAAAAGCGAACTGCAAGGCATTGTCAACTTAGGCGGTATCTTGGGAGTTCTCATCGGTGCCATCCAGACTTTGATTCTGCTCCTAAAGTAA
- a CDS encoding HEAT repeat domain-containing protein yields the protein MMVTQSDAPICSPSAALEALQSSDNQIRYYAAWWLGKHQVESACVPLCEALADEAYRTPQGGYPLRRQAARALGQLKNPQATPALIAALKCEEDLQLRAAAAEALGAIGDDRAVPHLVALLQSGREQPLEALIEALGSLQVWSVREQIESFLNHPSERVQCAAARYLYLLTQEPQYIERIVRNLSHDNAYLRWSAAFDLGAIGHLSAAKAIQEAKIANSLKLLNMKRILAAALESETETAAEKQEKCRVLMQAIDDLLIQL from the coding sequence ATGATGGTAACACAGTCTGATGCACCGATTTGTTCGCCGTCGGCGGCGCTCGAGGCTTTACAGTCTTCAGATAATCAAATCCGCTATTACGCTGCCTGGTGGTTGGGAAAACATCAGGTAGAATCGGCTTGTGTTCCCCTGTGTGAGGCGCTTGCTGACGAGGCTTATCGCACGCCCCAAGGGGGATATCCCCTGCGAAGACAAGCGGCGCGGGCATTAGGTCAATTGAAAAATCCCCAAGCAACACCAGCACTGATTGCAGCGCTAAAGTGTGAGGAAGATTTGCAATTGCGCGCCGCCGCTGCAGAAGCTCTGGGGGCAATAGGGGACGATCGCGCTGTCCCTCACTTGGTGGCGCTACTACAATCAGGGAGGGAGCAACCGTTAGAAGCTCTGATAGAAGCCCTCGGTAGCCTTCAGGTTTGGTCAGTGCGGGAGCAAATTGAGTCTTTTCTCAATCATCCCTCAGAACGGGTGCAATGTGCGGCGGCGAGATATTTGTATCTCCTCACCCAAGAGCCGCAGTATATCGAAAGAATTGTGAGAAATCTCAGCCATGACAATGCCTATTTGCGCTGGTCGGCGGCTTTTGATTTGGGTGCAATTGGGCATTTGTCAGCGGCAAAAGCAATTCAAGAGGCAAAAATTGCCAATAGCTTAAAGTTGCTCAATATGAAGAGAATTTTGGCGGCGGCTTTAGAAAGTGAAACAGAAACAGCAGCAGAAAAGCAGGAAAAATGCCGCGTTTTAATGCAGGCGATAGATGACTTATTAATTCAGCTATGA
- a CDS encoding LCP family protein, with amino-acid sequence MPKKPSRKQQGSLLWLFFGLTGVAMISATAGALLAMSLSAVPFMQSQLSAEDAALFSQENLADTNLQMPQLTRSVNILVLGTKVLDVDLTEERQVDLGYFSTVNSLEGLSDVMLLLRFDPTNNKLVALSIPRDTRTLVEGYGLIKINDANYYGGPALSAKAVSNLLGGVRIDRYVRINVMGVEKLVDALGGVNLYVPSDMKYQDDSQHLYINLKQGQQHLDGEKALQFLRFRNDKLGDIGRIQRQQLMMRALVEQTLNWGTIARLPKIFSAIKEHLDTNLSLEELVALGGFATKINRSNVEMLMVPGDFSDPKQFEASYWLPNLEAIDQMMAAHFDFDHNGGGYQEVAPGSVKIAIQNSTEDWESVDALQKILGDSGYWNSYVSEPWNQPLDKTIIVAQKGDIKSAQAIRDALGVGDVLVESTGSLLSDVTIKVGKDWIDRHSQLQNSPPPTQIPW; translated from the coding sequence ATGCCAAAAAAGCCTTCCCGCAAGCAGCAAGGAAGTTTACTATGGTTGTTTTTTGGCTTGACGGGAGTGGCGATGATTTCCGCCACTGCTGGCGCTTTGCTAGCGATGTCTTTGTCTGCAGTCCCTTTCATGCAGAGCCAGCTCAGTGCTGAAGATGCCGCCTTGTTTTCCCAGGAAAACCTGGCCGATACTAACTTGCAAATGCCCCAGCTTACCCGATCGGTCAACATTTTGGTTTTGGGCACTAAGGTCCTGGATGTGGACTTGACAGAGGAGCGTCAGGTTGACTTGGGATATTTCTCCACGGTGAATTCTTTAGAGGGTCTCTCGGATGTGATGCTCCTCCTCCGGTTTGACCCCACGAATAATAAGTTAGTCGCTCTTTCTATTCCCAGGGACACCCGGACTTTGGTAGAAGGTTATGGGTTGATCAAAATTAATGATGCTAATTACTATGGCGGTCCGGCATTAAGTGCTAAAGCCGTGAGTAATTTGCTCGGTGGTGTCCGGATCGATCGCTATGTGCGGATCAATGTTATGGGGGTGGAAAAGTTGGTTGATGCTTTGGGTGGCGTCAACCTTTACGTCCCCTCGGATATGAAATATCAGGATGATAGCCAACACCTGTATATCAATTTGAAACAGGGTCAGCAACACCTAGATGGTGAAAAAGCTCTCCAGTTCTTGCGCTTCCGTAATGATAAGTTAGGTGATATCGGTCGGATTCAGCGCCAACAATTGATGATGCGGGCTCTGGTTGAGCAGACTCTCAATTGGGGCACGATTGCCCGCCTACCCAAGATTTTCTCCGCGATTAAAGAACACTTAGATACTAATTTGAGCTTGGAAGAGTTGGTGGCTTTGGGAGGTTTTGCTACGAAAATCAACCGCTCAAATGTGGAAATGCTCATGGTTCCTGGTGATTTTAGCGACCCCAAGCAGTTTGAAGCTAGTTACTGGTTGCCCAACTTGGAGGCGATCGACCAAATGATGGCCGCTCACTTTGATTTCGATCATAACGGCGGCGGCTATCAAGAAGTCGCTCCCGGCTCTGTCAAAATTGCGATTCAAAACAGCACTGAGGACTGGGAGTCTGTGGATGCTCTACAAAAAATCTTAGGTGATAGTGGCTATTGGAACTCATATGTTTCCGAGCCTTGGAATCAACCTTTGGATAAAACTATCATCGTCGCCCAAAAAGGCGACATTAAGAGTGCCCAAGCCATCCGAGATGCTTTAGGTGTCGGTGACGTTTTGGTAGAAAGTACCGGTAGTCTCCTCTCTGATGTCACCATTAAAGTTGGAAAAGATTGGATCGATCGCCACTCGCAGTTACAAAATTCCCCCCCACCTACTCAGATCCCCTGGTAA
- a CDS encoding secondary thiamine-phosphate synthase enzyme YjbQ — MQVINETIYIETKQNIGIYSITHLVTAIVQSSAIKSGQVLVFSRHTTTAIAINENEERLLADIIVFLGKLAPKDADYLHNDLEQRPNIPPDEPRNAHSHLMAMMLRNSENIPIVDGQLALGTWQSILFCELDGPRKRSVSVQIIGM; from the coding sequence ATGCAAGTCATCAACGAAACCATTTACATCGAAACCAAACAAAACATCGGGATTTACAGCATCACCCATCTAGTAACAGCGATCGTCCAAAGCAGTGCCATCAAATCCGGCCAAGTGTTAGTATTTTCTCGTCACACCACCACCGCGATCGCCATCAACGAAAACGAAGAAAGACTGCTCGCCGATATCATCGTATTTTTGGGAAAACTCGCCCCCAAAGATGCCGACTACCTCCATAACGACTTAGAACAGCGCCCCAATATCCCCCCGGACGAACCGAGAAACGCTCACTCTCACCTCATGGCCATGATGCTCCGCAACAGCGAAAATATTCCCATTGTTGATGGTCAATTAGCCTTGGGCACCTGGCAATCAATCTTATTTTGCGAATTAGACGGCCCCAGAAAAAGAAGCGTCAGCGTGCAAATTATCGGAATGTAA
- a CDS encoding COP23 domain-containing protein, producing MFGVALLLGVGNSGAVQAQIQIDPSRVRIPEPQQSEPQTQTPSDTPTAAEARFTCEVVDGEQTVMYHPENQKGQSYEWAKPRAMGGGWSEDRRCAEIARRLESYRPDGLQELRTGIENNYDVICVTSEKNPDCRIVLTVPPGEDPVAMRDRVFQNLTVADSGQQTDAVNALIDSGNNPLGKIGEVLGGGNAARPRSGNGIDLRPFLAPSDGGTGAFLGSSAPSSSNPSLDPDQYR from the coding sequence ATGTTCGGAGTTGCGTTGCTGCTTGGTGTAGGGAACTCGGGAGCAGTACAAGCGCAAATTCAAATTGACCCGTCGCGAGTGCGCATTCCCGAACCGCAACAGAGCGAACCTCAAACCCAAACTCCTTCGGATACCCCCACAGCGGCTGAGGCGAGGTTTACCTGTGAGGTGGTGGACGGGGAACAGACGGTGATGTATCACCCGGAAAACCAAAAGGGTCAAAGTTATGAATGGGCCAAACCGAGAGCGATGGGGGGTGGCTGGTCGGAAGACCGCCGCTGTGCAGAAATCGCTCGCCGTTTGGAGTCCTATCGCCCGGACGGTTTGCAGGAACTGCGCACGGGGATAGAAAATAATTATGATGTCATCTGCGTTACCTCGGAGAAAAATCCTGACTGCCGCATTGTGCTGACGGTTCCGCCGGGAGAAGACCCAGTGGCGATGCGCGATCGAGTCTTCCAAAACCTCACTGTGGCTGACAGCGGGCAACAAACTGATGCTGTTAATGCTTTGATTGACAGTGGCAACAACCCTCTGGGCAAAATTGGCGAGGTCCTCGGTGGTGGCAATGCGGCTCGTCCTCGCAGCGGTAATGGGATTGACTTGCGGCCATTCCTCGCTCCCTCCGATGGCGGTACTGGGGCTTTCCTGGGCAGCTCTGCCCCCAGTTCTTCTAACCCCAGCCTCGACCCCGATCAATATCGCTAA
- the dusA gene encoding tRNA dihydrouridine(20/20a) synthase DusA: MMDCTDRHFRYFMRQITRRTLLYTEMIVAAAILHGNKEKLLGFSPEEKPLALQVGGDNPQDLAECARIAAALGYDEINLNVGCPSSRVQNGNIGACLMAQPELVARCVEAMTSGGIPVTVKHRIGIDDRDSYEDLAQFVRIVSGSGCRRFTVHARKAWLQGLNPKQNRHIPPLRYEEVYRLKQEFPQLMIEINGGITSLAQAEEHLTRVDAVMIGRAAYDNPFLFAQCDRDIYGDNRTPPTRHQVATAMLPYIEFWLAKGLKLHQISRHMLGLFAGQPGSRAWKRHISENAHLPNAGAEVIASALMR, from the coding sequence ATGATGGACTGTACCGATCGGCATTTCCGGTACTTTATGCGCCAAATTACCCGCCGCACCCTGTTATACACAGAAATGATTGTGGCGGCGGCGATTCTCCACGGCAACAAAGAAAAGCTGCTGGGATTCTCCCCAGAGGAAAAACCCCTGGCGCTACAAGTGGGGGGTGATAACCCCCAAGATTTGGCAGAATGTGCCCGAATTGCGGCGGCTCTGGGCTACGATGAAATCAACCTGAATGTGGGTTGCCCCAGCAGCCGGGTGCAAAACGGCAATATTGGGGCTTGTCTGATGGCGCAGCCAGAATTGGTGGCGCGATGTGTAGAGGCGATGACAAGTGGTGGCATCCCCGTCACGGTGAAACACCGGATTGGGATTGACGATCGCGATAGTTATGAAGATTTAGCCCAGTTCGTCCGTATCGTCTCCGGTTCTGGGTGTCGCCGCTTTACAGTTCACGCTCGCAAAGCATGGTTGCAAGGTTTGAATCCTAAGCAAAACCGCCATATTCCCCCCCTGCGGTATGAGGAAGTTTACCGCCTGAAACAGGAATTTCCCCAATTGATGATAGAAATTAATGGGGGCATCACGAGTTTGGCGCAAGCTGAAGAACATCTCACACGAGTGGATGCAGTGATGATTGGTCGGGCGGCTTACGATAACCCGTTTTTGTTTGCCCAGTGCGATCGAGATATTTACGGTGACAATCGCACCCCCCCCACCCGCCACCAAGTAGCCACCGCTATGCTCCCTTATATCGAGTTCTGGCTCGCCAAAGGACTCAAACTCCACCAAATCTCCCGCCATATGCTCGGACTCTTCGCCGGACAACCGGGGAGTCGCGCTTGGAAACGCCACATCAGTGAAAATGCTCACCTACCTAATGCGGGAGCAGAGGTCATTGCGAGTGCTTTGATGAGGTAG
- a CDS encoding HEAT repeat domain-containing protein — translation MMNYINFPSTDGVEDSRIGGLIAQLRRAALPPEALAVIQELRVTGHPAAITPLIEVLSHHHPSVPAAAVEALVQLESASVEPLITAFRTSGDQGVQAYIIQALARIGDARALDLLVEVVGVSVANHCQGNVRRVAARGLGRIGCNSPENVTACVAKLSWALWHAEDWALRYAAAVSLAEIGTAEAQAALQQALSPESDVVVQARIQTALEQLGTGYGTCLRAD, via the coding sequence ATGATGAATTATATTAATTTTCCAAGCACCGACGGAGTTGAGGATAGCCGGATAGGGGGGTTAATTGCCCAACTGCGACGCGCTGCTTTGCCACCAGAGGCATTAGCGGTGATTCAGGAATTGCGAGTCACGGGTCATCCTGCGGCAATTACCCCCCTGATTGAAGTCCTCAGCCACCACCATCCCAGCGTTCCCGCCGCCGCCGTGGAAGCATTGGTACAACTCGAAAGCGCTTCCGTCGAGCCCCTAATCACAGCTTTTAGAACTTCTGGAGACCAAGGGGTGCAAGCCTATATTATTCAGGCTTTAGCGCGAATTGGCGACGCCAGAGCTTTAGACTTATTGGTGGAAGTCGTAGGCGTATCCGTTGCCAATCATTGTCAGGGCAACGTGCGCCGTGTGGCCGCACGGGGGTTAGGGCGCATCGGCTGCAACTCCCCAGAGAATGTGACCGCTTGTGTGGCGAAACTCTCTTGGGCGCTCTGGCATGCGGAAGATTGGGCACTGCGCTATGCCGCTGCAGTTTCTCTGGCAGAAATTGGCACCGCAGAGGCACAAGCCGCTCTCCAACAAGCACTTTCCCCCGAGTCCGATGTGGTGGTACAAGCTCGGATTCAAACGGCCCTAGAGCAACTTGGTACGGGCTACGGGACTTGCCTCCGCGCCGATTAA
- a CDS encoding phycobilisome linker polypeptide gives MSTIIEARLGLDGVIDSRAELRPNWSAEDLAIIIRAAYQQVFGRQGVYADGQLISAESLLRNGQINVRQFIRILAKSDLYKERFFFSNSQVRFIELNYKHLLGRAPYDQSEIQFHVDLYASAGYDAEIDSYIDSAEYNSAFGNYTVPYYRGLKSHPGMQMVGYTRLFEIYRGQGNSDNAQVGGKDSRLQKKVAMNLSNAIREPSSALKPSVEFKAEKALCGNSLEPGRVYRIEAILGGGTPGTQVRRSKQSYTVPYDRFSSTYQEIHRRGGKITSIVPV, from the coding sequence ATGAGTACCATTATCGAAGCTCGGCTGGGACTTGATGGCGTTATCGATAGCCGAGCCGAACTGCGCCCCAATTGGAGTGCAGAAGATTTAGCAATCATCATTCGGGCTGCTTACCAGCAAGTTTTCGGACGCCAAGGAGTCTATGCCGACGGCCAACTAATCAGCGCCGAATCCCTGCTGCGCAACGGCCAGATTAACGTGCGGCAATTTATCCGCATTTTGGCGAAATCGGATTTATACAAAGAACGCTTTTTCTTTAGCAATTCTCAAGTTCGCTTCATCGAGCTGAACTACAAGCATTTGCTAGGGCGGGCTCCTTACGACCAGTCAGAAATTCAGTTTCACGTGGACTTGTACGCATCGGCTGGATACGATGCGGAGATAGATTCTTACATCGACAGCGCCGAATATAACAGCGCTTTTGGGAATTATACAGTTCCCTATTATCGGGGATTGAAATCCCATCCGGGGATGCAAATGGTGGGATATACCCGCTTGTTTGAAATCTATCGGGGTCAGGGGAACAGCGATAATGCGCAGGTGGGGGGTAAGGATTCTCGCCTGCAGAAGAAAGTGGCGATGAATCTCAGTAATGCGATTCGCGAGCCTTCTTCGGCGTTGAAGCCTTCCGTGGAATTCAAAGCGGAAAAAGCTCTCTGCGGGAATTCTTTGGAACCGGGACGGGTGTACCGGATTGAAGCTATCCTAGGAGGTGGCACGCCCGGAACACAAGTGCGGCGGAGCAAACAGTCTTATACTGTGCCATACGATCGCTTCTCCAGCACCTACCAAGAAATTCACCGCCGGGGCGGCAAAATCACCAGCATTGTGCCAGTTTAG
- a CDS encoding phycocyanin subunit alpha gives MKTPLTEAISAADLRGSYLSNTEMQAVFGRFSRAKAGLEAAKAFSEKGKAWSEAAANYVYQKFPYTTQMQGSQYASTPEGKAKCVRDIDHYLRTISYCCVVGGTGPLDEYVIAGLKEFNAALGLSPSWYVAALEFVRDNHGLSGDVAGEANTYLNYAINALS, from the coding sequence ATGAAAACTCCTCTGACTGAAGCAATCTCCGCCGCTGACTTGCGCGGCTCCTACCTGAGCAACACCGAAATGCAAGCAGTTTTTGGCCGTTTCAGCCGCGCCAAAGCTGGTCTGGAAGCCGCCAAAGCATTTAGCGAAAAAGGCAAAGCCTGGTCAGAAGCCGCCGCCAATTACGTTTATCAAAAATTCCCCTACACCACCCAAATGCAAGGGTCTCAATATGCTTCGACCCCCGAAGGCAAAGCCAAGTGCGTGCGGGATATCGACCACTACCTGCGCACCATCAGCTACTGCTGCGTAGTCGGCGGCACTGGCCCTCTCGACGAATATGTGATTGCCGGTCTGAAGGAATTCAACGCCGCTCTCGGTTTGTCTCCCAGCTGGTATGTAGCAGCGCTGGAATTTGTCCGTGACAATCACGGTTTGAGTGGTGATGTCGCTGGTGAAGCCAACACCTATCTGAACTACGCCATCAACGCTCTGAGCTAA
- a CDS encoding S8 family serine peptidase produces the protein MVGAFAAAGASIPTLVMSSSISEAGINAQRLHEPPYNLTGRKIAIGAVDIGRPRKFGLDKAVQNHREIPLHGVFFQDALPKPNATEDLPEAMAQEHAEQVAAVMISSDKASRGVAPDAKLYAAGVGRLDRNGQPEECIAAQHLASQNGGDLRAINLSFGESLEQDPRPNARLDGNALLTQCLDWSARVHDVLYVVAGNQGSGGIPIPTDNYNGVNVAFSTLYEGVFRKVDLANVGTNFSGVFTRLVGKESNVNNRRLVSIVAPGSNLELLTLDGQRTVTSGTSFAAPHVTATVALLQEYGDRQISQKTPQWTLDARRHQVMKAVLLNSADKIKDQGDGLRLGMGRELLGEGNRNWLDSDAYNSPEIPFDGEMGSGHLDAFRAYQQFSAGQWSPAQPVPALGWDYREVSDKSDQDYVLEAPLQSGSFVAVTLTWNRLVELNDSNGNKQYDLGESFTDRGLNDLNLYLMPAEENNTSKSISASTSKVDSSEHIFFPVPKTGRYKIRVQYAKSAFEGTQPYALAWWTVPSR, from the coding sequence ATGGTTGGAGCCTTCGCAGCCGCTGGTGCCAGCATTCCCACCCTGGTGATGTCTAGTTCCATCAGCGAAGCGGGAATCAATGCTCAGAGGCTGCACGAGCCGCCCTACAATTTGACGGGTCGCAAAATCGCGATCGGCGCCGTGGATATTGGGCGCCCCAGAAAGTTCGGTCTGGACAAAGCCGTGCAAAATCACCGGGAAATCCCACTTCACGGCGTATTTTTTCAAGACGCCCTCCCCAAACCCAATGCCACGGAAGACTTGCCCGAAGCAATGGCGCAAGAACACGCCGAACAAGTGGCAGCGGTAATGATTAGTTCTGACAAAGCCTCCAGAGGCGTCGCCCCAGACGCCAAACTCTATGCGGCTGGTGTGGGTAGGTTGGATCGCAACGGTCAGCCAGAGGAATGTATAGCGGCGCAGCATTTGGCTTCCCAAAATGGGGGCGACTTGCGGGCAATTAACCTCAGCTTCGGCGAATCCCTGGAGCAAGACCCCCGTCCCAACGCCCGCCTCGATGGTAACGCGCTCCTGACCCAATGTCTGGACTGGTCGGCGCGAGTTCACGATGTGTTGTATGTGGTGGCGGGAAATCAGGGCAGTGGCGGGATTCCCATTCCCACGGATAATTACAATGGCGTGAATGTGGCTTTCAGCACCTTGTATGAAGGAGTATTCCGCAAGGTTGACTTAGCCAATGTGGGCACTAATTTTTCCGGGGTGTTTACCCGGTTGGTGGGCAAAGAATCTAATGTGAATAACCGCCGCTTGGTCAGCATTGTGGCGCCGGGGAGTAATCTGGAGTTGCTCACTCTGGATGGTCAGCGCACTGTTACCAGTGGCACCAGCTTCGCGGCTCCCCACGTGACGGCGACGGTGGCGCTGCTGCAGGAGTACGGCGATCGCCAGATCAGTCAGAAAACCCCTCAATGGACCCTCGACGCCCGCCGTCATCAGGTGATGAAAGCAGTGTTGCTCAACTCCGCTGACAAAATCAAAGACCAAGGTGATGGTTTGCGCTTGGGAATGGGGCGGGAACTCCTCGGGGAAGGCAACCGCAACTGGCTGGACTCCGATGCCTATAATAGCCCAGAAATTCCTTTCGATGGGGAAATGGGCAGCGGTCATCTGGATGCTTTCCGCGCCTACCAGCAGTTTAGCGCTGGTCAGTGGAGCCCCGCGCAGCCGGTTCCGGCTCTGGGCTGGGATTACCGCGAGGTGTCGGATAAATCTGATCAGGATTATGTATTGGAGGCACCCCTGCAGTCGGGCAGCTTTGTGGCGGTGACGCTGACTTGGAATCGTTTAGTGGAGCTGAACGATAGTAATGGGAACAAGCAGTACGATTTAGGGGAGAGTTTCACCGATCGGGGTCTGAATGACCTTAACCTCTACCTGATGCCCGCTGAAGAAAATAACACGAGCAAAAGCATCTCGGCTTCTACGAGCAAAGTTGACAGTAGCGAGCATATTTTCTTCCCCGTCCCCAAAACTGGGCGCTACAAAATCCGCGTCCAATATGCTAAAAGTGCCTTCGAGGGTACACAACCTTATGCCCTCGCTTGGTGGACTGTACCGAGTCGTTGA